The proteins below are encoded in one region of Methanofollis aquaemaris:
- a CDS encoding PAS domain S-box protein, translating to MGVPGGAPEGTLCRFLSGGERFFSWKSQRIVSRGTEYILDTFEEQGLLAWEGSFDPSFQDRHMGSIILKWTPKHRITYIEKSGADYLGYTPEELLDKPLLGTFLPEYESDGRPLIHQVEAVAADPEGESPHETRVIKKDGTETRILWFSRNLRGSDGAVTEYLSIGTVIMDQGCSLPAFRSRHAVISISREAKVIGWDDAAIATFGYSKEEALGADFIDLVVPEGGRAFHRKIVTAVRGARSWTGGFIRGHGYRQGICLKKDGTRFPVELSLIPGPGLAVSPFSEGVIVVIRGLVEQGEAECQQMRYARNIGLLSGTAMAFVEMDGGPEIYDFIGRQIQSLAGKSIVTVNSYDLKDRSFCTRVVLAQEEERAIYANALGSDVVGSRFTITDQVEELFTTERGIIRAPGLHEIMLETVPYKTCRSLESKLGIFAAYVVPFVRRDRIFGSAIILMKESARLKNADIIEAFMNQTAIALQRHHVGEALRESEETARVLLDATPDLAFLADREGRIVSYNEPARVAFGGETSLTCRDREEMVDPVFAPGLSEAFGSAILSGKSVQFETAWGERACLVRVSPVSGCDGEVTRLAVFIRDITDTRRAEEALMIANRHLNDTIEHLPDAILVTDCCGRVVSWNRAMEELTGVRKEEILGEGEHAYAIPFYGRRRPVLIDLVEAEDEEVRALYPEVRRMDGLILSSVISDLQVKDGRSLSLSATASPIIDQDGKVVGSIESIRDVTMEKAMEEEHLRNEKLESIGLLAGGIAHDFNNVLTSVLGNITLSRMKIEAGCSPEENLREAEKAVKKARIITQQLLTFSRGGAPVLETVEPPDFSSLIIGTAEFVLRGTKSSFKATFDPDLWQVSIDPAQFSQVIQNLMINAEQAMPGGGTIRTEARNRIFSENGQIPAGCYIVLSVADTGTGIPADHLPRIFDPYFTTKGEGRGLGLATVRSIVKNHGGYVTVVSDQDGSVFTVYLPANSVRKGGVWQGSCMETGEHAPESDAYILFMDDDEGVLSSIVPLLESEGYCVTAASEGGEAVRRYTAAYVSGRPFDLVIMDLTVPGGMGGVEAIQKLRKTDPSVKAIVSSGYSTDPVMSSYQEYGFAGVVRKPYPIDELFAEVRRVLSTRGV from the coding sequence GTGGGAGTCCCGGGCGGTGCACCGGAAGGTACGCTCTGCCGTTTTCTCTCCGGTGGAGAGAGATTTTTTTCCTGGAAGAGCCAGCGGATCGTCTCTCGCGGGACCGAGTATATTCTCGACACCTTTGAAGAGCAGGGTCTTCTTGCATGGGAGGGATCATTTGATCCATCTTTCCAGGACCGCCACATGGGGAGTATCATCCTTAAATGGACTCCGAAACATCGGATCACGTATATCGAGAAGTCAGGTGCCGATTATCTCGGATATACTCCAGAAGAACTCCTGGATAAACCCCTTCTCGGGACGTTCCTCCCTGAGTATGAATCAGATGGTCGACCGCTCATTCATCAGGTGGAAGCGGTTGCTGCAGACCCGGAAGGGGAGTCTCCGCATGAGACCAGGGTGATCAAGAAGGATGGCACAGAGACACGCATCTTATGGTTTTCCAGGAATCTCAGGGGCTCGGATGGGGCGGTCACTGAATATCTCTCGATAGGGACTGTAATAATGGATCAGGGATGCTCTCTACCCGCCTTCAGATCCCGTCATGCAGTTATATCCATCTCCAGGGAGGCAAAGGTGATCGGATGGGACGATGCAGCCATTGCGACCTTTGGCTACTCCAAGGAGGAGGCTCTTGGCGCCGATTTCATCGATCTTGTCGTCCCGGAGGGTGGACGCGCGTTCCACCGCAAGATCGTCACGGCAGTTCGGGGTGCTCGATCCTGGACCGGTGGTTTCATCCGTGGTCATGGATATCGGCAGGGTATCTGTCTGAAAAAGGACGGTACAAGGTTTCCTGTAGAATTATCGCTCATTCCTGGACCTGGATTGGCCGTATCTCCCTTTTCGGAGGGCGTGATCGTTGTCATCAGAGGTCTTGTCGAGCAGGGGGAGGCAGAGTGCCAGCAGATGCGATACGCCCGGAACATTGGCCTCCTCTCGGGTACGGCGATGGCCTTTGTCGAGATGGATGGAGGGCCTGAGATCTATGACTTCATCGGGAGACAGATCCAGTCGCTGGCCGGGAAGAGTATCGTTACCGTGAATTCATATGACCTGAAGGATCGGTCCTTCTGTACGCGGGTCGTTCTTGCTCAAGAAGAAGAGCGCGCCATCTATGCAAACGCGCTGGGGTCTGATGTTGTTGGATCCAGATTTACGATCACCGATCAGGTGGAGGAACTCTTTACCACCGAACGAGGGATCATCAGGGCCCCAGGTCTCCATGAGATCATGCTTGAGACGGTTCCTTACAAGACTTGTAGATCTCTAGAATCAAAACTGGGGATTTTTGCGGCTTATGTGGTCCCGTTTGTCAGAAGAGATCGGATATTCGGGTCTGCGATTATCCTGATGAAGGAAAGTGCCAGGCTCAAAAACGCCGATATTATCGAGGCCTTTATGAACCAGACTGCGATCGCCCTCCAGCGTCACCATGTCGGAGAGGCCCTCAGAGAGAGTGAGGAGACGGCCAGGGTGCTCCTCGACGCAACGCCGGACCTCGCCTTTCTGGCTGATCGTGAGGGGCGGATTGTCTCATACAACGAGCCCGCCCGGGTGGCTTTCGGAGGGGAGACATCTCTTACCTGTCGGGATAGAGAGGAGATGGTTGATCCGGTATTTGCTCCTGGTCTGTCCGAGGCCTTTGGGTCTGCGATATTATCAGGGAAGTCTGTTCAGTTTGAGACAGCGTGGGGAGAGCGGGCCTGTCTTGTCAGGGTCTCCCCGGTCAGTGGCTGCGACGGTGAAGTGACAAGGCTTGCGGTCTTCATCAGAGATATTACGGATACCCGGCGGGCAGAGGAAGCACTGATGATCGCGAACCGTCACCTCAACGACACCATAGAACATCTTCCTGACGCGATCCTGGTCACCGACTGTTGCGGGCGGGTCGTGTCCTGGAACCGTGCGATGGAGGAACTGACCGGTGTCCGGAAGGAGGAGATCCTGGGAGAGGGGGAACATGCCTATGCCATCCCCTTCTATGGCAGGCGTCGACCTGTTCTCATTGACCTGGTCGAGGCCGAAGACGAAGAGGTGCGGGCGCTGTATCCTGAAGTCCGGCGTATGGACGGGTTGATCCTCTCCTCAGTCATATCTGATCTGCAGGTTAAGGACGGTCGATCTCTCTCTCTCTCTGCGACCGCCTCCCCCATCATCGACCAGGACGGCAAGGTCGTGGGAAGCATCGAGTCGATCAGGGATGTGACCATGGAGAAGGCGATGGAGGAGGAGCACCTGAGAAACGAGAAACTCGAGTCGATCGGACTCCTTGCCGGTGGGATCGCCCATGACTTCAACAATGTTCTCACTTCGGTTCTCGGGAACATCACCCTATCCAGGATGAAGATCGAAGCGGGGTGTTCTCCTGAAGAGAATTTGAGGGAGGCGGAGAAAGCGGTGAAAAAGGCGCGGATAATTACCCAGCAACTCCTCACCTTCTCGCGTGGTGGTGCCCCTGTCCTTGAAACCGTCGAACCGCCGGATTTCTCCTCTCTTATCATCGGGACCGCAGAGTTTGTCCTCAGGGGGACAAAATCTTCCTTTAAGGCCACTTTCGATCCCGATCTCTGGCAGGTGAGTATCGATCCGGCACAGTTCTCTCAGGTCATTCAGAACCTGATGATCAATGCCGAGCAGGCGATGCCGGGTGGGGGAACGATCCGGACCGAAGCCAGAAATAGAATTTTCAGTGAGAACGGCCAGATCCCGGCAGGTTGTTATATTGTTCTCTCTGTCGCTGATACAGGCACTGGGATCCCGGCAGATCACCTCCCCAGGATCTTTGATCCCTATTTTACCACGAAGGGAGAAGGGCGCGGTCTTGGACTTGCCACGGTCCGTTCGATCGTCAAAAACCACGGCGGATATGTCACCGTTGTATCTGATCAGGACGGTTCGGTCTTTACTGTCTACCTCCCTGCAAATTCAGTCAGGAAGGGAGGGGTATGGCAGGGCAGTTGTATGGAGACGGGGGAGCATGCCCCTGAGAGTGATGCATACATTCTCTTTATGGATGACGATGAAGGCGTGCTCTCTTCGATTGTTCCTCTCCTTGAAAGCGAGGGCTATTGTGTCACTGCGGCGTCTGAAGGCGGTGAGGCGGTGAGGCGATACACCGCGGCCTATGTATCAGGGCGTCCTTTTGACCTTGTCATCATGGACCTGACCGTCCCTGGCGGTATGGGTGGTGTCGAAGCGATTCAAAAACTTCGAAAGACCGATCCGTCGGTGAAAGCGATCGTATCAAGTGGGTATTCCACGGATCCGGTGATGAGTTCGTACCAGGAGTACGGTTTTGCCGGGGTGGTCAGGAAGCCGTACCCCATCGATGAACTCTTTGCCGAGGTCAGGCGCGTACTCTCCACGCGAGGGGTCTGA
- a CDS encoding oligosaccharide flippase family protein — protein sequence MEDQDHVEVNRSFVGQFPLNLISNILLFIVNVVTGFWLTPFFISTLGIAAYGLIPLAITVTTYLGLATRSLNFTVARYLTVDLQRQEYTRANLTFNTAFFGIVGLAVFLVFPLVFLLAFNVDAVFNVPSGELTDVIYLFLGIHISFLIRTVGSTFSVSFFAHNRLDLYNIVEAFGRILEVGLIVALFLWAAPRLGYVGVAYLVTSFFLLFLMIGAWRVLTPQLSVRLRSFNRSSLKEMSVFGSWMLVNEIGSLLFLQVDLIIVNIFLGPFAGGEYAVALTWSILLRTMGGVLAGVIAPMIFIYYAREMFAEIKRMAISSVKCMGLALALPVGLICGFGSELLTLWVGAEHAGLAPLLVLLVIPLGVNLAVLPLNHVAVSYSKVKIPGIATIVLGAANVLLALWLVVGAGWGVFGVAAAGAILFTVKSSIFMPWYSAKVLSIPVRAFFKPLVAVAFATLAIALVSLVLGGLVPIESWLELGVISGAIGILYLLFVWCCLFTEEERVIFGSLLPAQIRKFLVPSTGVDGSSPLEKY from the coding sequence ATGGAAGATCAAGATCACGTCGAGGTGAACAGAAGTTTTGTGGGGCAGTTTCCCCTCAACCTCATCTCCAATATCCTTCTATTTATTGTGAATGTTGTAACCGGTTTCTGGCTGACGCCTTTCTTCATCTCAACCCTCGGAATCGCCGCATACGGGCTCATACCCCTTGCGATCACGGTTACGACCTATCTCGGTCTCGCCACCCGTTCTCTTAACTTCACCGTCGCGCGCTACCTCACTGTCGACCTGCAACGCCAGGAGTACACCCGCGCCAACCTCACCTTCAACACGGCCTTCTTCGGGATCGTGGGACTTGCAGTCTTCCTGGTCTTCCCGCTCGTCTTCCTCCTCGCCTTCAATGTCGATGCCGTCTTCAATGTTCCTTCAGGCGAACTGACCGATGTGATCTACCTCTTTCTCGGGATTCACATCTCGTTTCTCATCAGGACCGTTGGGAGTACATTCAGCGTCTCCTTTTTTGCTCACAACCGACTTGACCTCTATAATATCGTGGAGGCCTTCGGCCGTATCCTCGAGGTGGGGCTGATCGTCGCCCTCTTCCTCTGGGCCGCACCTCGTCTCGGCTATGTCGGTGTCGCCTACCTTGTGACCTCCTTCTTCCTTCTCTTCCTCATGATCGGTGCCTGGCGGGTGCTCACGCCCCAACTCTCGGTCAGACTCAGGTCATTTAACAGAAGCTCTCTGAAGGAGATGTCGGTCTTCGGGAGCTGGATGCTCGTCAACGAGATCGGATCCCTCCTCTTCCTCCAGGTCGATCTGATCATCGTCAATATCTTTCTCGGTCCGTTTGCCGGCGGAGAATATGCCGTCGCTCTTACCTGGAGCATTCTTCTGCGGACCATGGGGGGCGTACTCGCCGGGGTAATCGCCCCGATGATATTCATCTATTATGCCAGGGAGATGTTCGCAGAAATCAAACGTATGGCCATCTCTTCGGTGAAGTGCATGGGTCTGGCCCTGGCTCTTCCTGTCGGACTCATTTGTGGATTTGGATCTGAACTCCTGACCCTCTGGGTAGGGGCGGAGCATGCGGGCCTTGCACCTCTCCTGGTTCTGTTGGTCATCCCTCTGGGGGTGAATCTCGCGGTGCTCCCACTCAATCATGTCGCGGTCTCGTACTCCAAAGTGAAGATTCCGGGGATTGCAACGATCGTTCTCGGTGCTGCAAATGTCCTTCTTGCACTCTGGCTTGTTGTGGGTGCCGGGTGGGGAGTCTTTGGTGTTGCTGCAGCCGGGGCGATACTTTTCACGGTCAAGAGCAGCATATTCATGCCATGGTACAGTGCGAAGGTGCTCTCCATCCCGGTGAGGGCGTTCTTCAAGCCTCTGGTGGCAGTGGCGTTTGCTACCCTGGCCATTGCTCTTGTATCTCTCGTACTCGGTGGTCTGGTTCCTATCGAGAGTTGGCTTGAACTCGGAGTCATTTCAGGCGCGATTGGAATATTATATCTTCTCTTCGTCTGGTGCTGCCTCTTCACAGAGGAGGAAAGGGTGATCTTTGGTTCTCTCCTTCCTGCTCAGATCAGAAAATTTTTGGTGCCGTCAACCGGAGTGGACGGATCGTCTCCACTGGAAAAATATTAA
- a CDS encoding glycosyltransferase family 2 protein translates to MTPEGRAPAVSVVVPLYNKAPYVRRALQSVLSQTFQDFEVIVVDDGSTDGGHLMVGEGSDSRVRLITQENKGASAARNLGVREARARWIAFLDADDEWLPTFLATVMRLQDRFPGAGAYATAWMKIEEEEGERWQATYRRVPTPPWEGYLPSYFLAAANADQPVISSAVMVPKEVILEVGGFPEGTPVGEDVITWFRIALTREIVFTWEAGAVYHMEATNRSADEARNPYWTHKIIDEAHSALMNGLVPKRKVPEVREFIAGKQLYLASSMLRQGMRMEARAYLEACVTERFSAEKMRLSFLAALPSWAYLALSVAHQRTRGLE, encoded by the coding sequence ATGACCCCGGAAGGAAGGGCGCCCGCGGTCTCAGTGGTCGTCCCCCTCTATAACAAGGCCCCATATGTCAGGCGGGCACTTCAATCCGTCCTATCTCAGACGTTCCAGGACTTTGAAGTGATCGTTGTGGACGACGGTTCCACCGATGGAGGGCACCTCATGGTCGGAGAGGGGAGTGACTCCAGAGTGAGACTCATCACTCAGGAGAACAAGGGCGCTTCTGCGGCGCGAAACCTTGGAGTCCGCGAGGCGCGAGCCAGGTGGATCGCCTTCCTTGACGCTGATGACGAATGGTTGCCCACGTTTCTCGCAACCGTGATGAGGCTGCAGGACCGATTCCCCGGGGCCGGCGCTTATGCCACCGCATGGATGAAGATAGAGGAAGAAGAGGGGGAGAGATGGCAGGCGACTTACCGGAGGGTGCCGACGCCCCCATGGGAAGGGTACCTTCCCAGTTACTTTCTTGCCGCCGCAAATGCCGACCAGCCGGTGATCTCGTCGGCGGTGATGGTCCCGAAGGAAGTCATCCTTGAGGTCGGGGGATTTCCGGAGGGAACCCCGGTGGGAGAAGATGTGATCACCTGGTTCAGGATCGCCCTCACCAGAGAGATCGTCTTCACGTGGGAGGCCGGTGCGGTCTATCATATGGAGGCGACAAACAGAAGTGCCGATGAGGCACGAAACCCATATTGGACGCATAAAATTATAGATGAAGCACATTCAGCCCTTATGAACGGCCTGGTCCCGAAGAGAAAAGTACCCGAGGTGAGGGAGTTCATTGCAGGAAAACAGCTCTACCTTGCCTCCTCCATGCTCAGGCAGGGGATGCGGATGGAGGCGCGGGCATATCTTGAAGCATGCGTGACCGAACGCTTTTCTGCGGAAAAAATGCGTCTCTCCTTCCTGGCAGCCCTGCCCAGCTGGGCCTATCTGGCCCTTTCGGTGGCACACCAGCGGACCCGCGGGCTGGAGTGA